The following coding sequences lie in one Mucilaginibacter sp. KACC 22773 genomic window:
- a CDS encoding RNA polymerase sigma-70 factor, with product MNCVETHILTDERLIALIRENDLTAFERIYNKYWSKLYLSAYNILRDRQVSEDVTQEVLVNLWLKRASLQLNSLNAYLYTSVRYQVFNVIRSGKVRADLFNHLEELFSNNGGEDLLSEKDINRLLDQGVAELPEKCRQIFIMSRKEHLSTKQIAERLGIAPKTVENQLTVALGRLRKTLGDFVCIAAVMLCIRWF from the coding sequence ATGAATTGCGTTGAGACCCATATATTGACAGATGAGCGGCTTATAGCCTTGATCCGGGAGAATGATCTTACGGCATTTGAACGCATCTATAATAAATATTGGTCAAAACTCTACTTATCGGCATACAATATTCTCAGGGACAGGCAGGTATCTGAGGATGTTACACAGGAGGTATTGGTAAACCTGTGGTTAAAACGGGCCAGCCTTCAGCTTAACTCTTTAAACGCATATTTATATACATCTGTCAGGTACCAGGTGTTTAATGTTATCCGCTCCGGTAAGGTAAGAGCAGATCTTTTTAATCACCTCGAAGAACTTTTTAGCAATAACGGCGGCGAGGATCTCCTGTCTGAAAAAGATATTAACCGCTTGCTGGATCAGGGCGTTGCCGAATTGCCCGAAAAGTGCCGGCAAATATTTATCATGAGCCGTAAGGAGCATTTATCAACCAAACAAATTGCCGAACGGCTTGGGATAGCGCCAAAAACGGTTGAAAATCAACTAACTGTAGCCTTGGGCCGTTTACGTAAAACACTGGGCGATTTTGTTTGCATAGCCGCCGTTATGTTATGCATACGGTGGTTTTGA
- a CDS encoding FecR family protein — protein sequence MEKEILLNLINKYLSNQATAEEEELLLSYYSTLQKNELKWDELEMGDENTARVELYSKVLSEIKARESSSKKVFFMRRWFIAASVTLLLGVSASLFFYLKNDNSFLSTKNKTQPIKNTIAPGGNKALLTLANGSKIILDDAATGELAKQSGVKVAKAANGQLVYTVENTSSNSATSGPIAYNTIETPKGGQYQVDLPDGSKVWLNAGSSLRYPTNFNGNIRSVELAGEAYFEVAKNAKKPFRVVSNNQVVEVLGTHFNISSYIDDTSVKTTLLEGSVKVLSTKSNQSKLLKPGEQSNINYSNSSLSVQQVNTEEVVAWKNGYFLFVDEDLKSIMSKFARWYNVDVEYAANVDNLRFGGMVSRSRDLAQALKIIEQTGNIKTKIEGRRVIIMP from the coding sequence ATGGAAAAAGAAATACTGCTGAACTTAATAAATAAATACCTTTCGAACCAGGCAACGGCCGAAGAGGAAGAACTATTGTTAAGCTATTACAGCACACTCCAAAAAAATGAGTTGAAATGGGATGAGCTTGAAATGGGTGATGAAAATACAGCCAGGGTTGAGCTTTACAGTAAAGTATTATCAGAGATAAAAGCGCGCGAATCCTCATCAAAAAAGGTTTTTTTTATGAGGAGGTGGTTTATAGCAGCATCCGTAACCTTGTTACTGGGTGTTTCCGCTTCATTGTTCTTTTATTTAAAAAATGACAATTCTTTTTTATCAACTAAAAACAAAACACAGCCAATTAAAAACACTATTGCCCCCGGAGGCAATAAAGCCTTATTAACTTTAGCTAACGGTTCGAAAATTATTTTAGATGATGCCGCCACCGGCGAATTGGCCAAACAATCCGGCGTAAAAGTAGCCAAAGCGGCTAACGGCCAATTGGTTTACACTGTCGAAAATACATCATCCAATTCAGCCACATCTGGCCCAATAGCCTACAACACCATCGAAACGCCAAAGGGCGGGCAGTACCAGGTTGATTTACCGGATGGTTCAAAAGTTTGGCTAAATGCAGGTTCTTCACTAAGGTACCCAACAAATTTTAATGGTAACATCCGTAGCGTTGAATTGGCGGGTGAGGCTTATTTTGAAGTTGCTAAAAACGCTAAAAAACCATTCAGGGTTGTGAGTAACAACCAGGTGGTTGAAGTTTTAGGTACGCATTTTAACATCAGTTCGTACATCGATGACACTTCGGTTAAAACTACCTTATTAGAAGGTTCTGTTAAGGTATTATCCACCAAATCAAACCAATCAAAATTGCTGAAACCGGGCGAGCAATCTAATATCAATTACTCAAATAGCTCATTATCTGTGCAACAGGTAAATACAGAAGAGGTTGTGGCCTGGAAAAACGGTTATTTCCTTTTTGTTGATGAAGACCTGAAAAGCATTATGAGCAAGTTTGCACGCTGGTATAATGTTGATGTAGAATACGCCGCAAACGTAGATAATTTGAGATTTGGGGGGATGGTTTCCCGATCAAGGGACTTAGCCCAGGCTTTGAAAATTATTGAACAGACAGGAAATATTAAAACTAAAATTGAAGGAAGGAGAGTTATCATTATGCCGTGA
- a CDS encoding TonB-dependent receptor has protein sequence MKLSIILLVATILQASASGYAQKITLSEKNAPLEKVLKEIREQCGYDFFYNSKLIKQANPVSISVLNTELEEVLKLTFKGQPFVYSISEQTIIVKPKPSETPSQSTPVIKVSGVVTDSKGLTLPGASVRIKGTGKGVVTNSEGRFTIEADVNNVLVISFAGFITKEITVTGATSSLTVQLLDDTKGINEVVVVGYGKQKKLTITGAVTTVSVADVTTPNRSLSNALAGKVAGVISMQRSGEPGYDNASFTIRGIGTFTGNSNPLIIIDGVQRDDVNSTYGGAYNNIDPEDIQSISLLKDASSTAVYGAKGANGVLIITTKRGVAGKPKISLKSEMSMSGLTKTPKMLDAVSWMRLHNEATTNDGNLPAYSEETIQKTASGLDPYLYPNVNWIKSVYKDWAPGYNTNLNVSGGASAVRYYVSASFYDQDGSYKVTKQNGYNPNLNFKRYDFRSNLDIDLSKTTLLSMNLDAMLVSSRYPGLSASSIWYESYLTPPNAFPIQYPGGIWAGPFNNGGSNPVNDIQNSGYSSEFRPTIQSVFSINQKLDAVTDGLSAMARFSFDSYSENDNGRTGTNDLFLATSRDPQGNLVFGQSRYGSQFLGYTQSSSAEKTMYLETNLNYDQAFGKHHVGALFLYNMRSRVVSSAGSVIGSIPYNNQGLAGRVTYAYADRYLLEFDAGYTGSENFEAGKKFGFFPSVSGGWVISREPFFKGLSKTFNLLKIRGSHGLVGNDQIGSAYGITRFPYINQYGSGGSVGLGLNGTVYGGTTETVIGVENLTWEKATKDNIGLEIGLFNKLNITIDAYKERRTNILVQRSSLSGILGVSGAVFANLGEMNNHGIEGNVEYNDNIGKVSLRLYGNFTYNNNKIVQKDEPKQLYAYQQSTGRKYGDNLMYVAEGLFTSQEDVDKSPGQFGAILRPGDIKYKDVNNDGVINSFDKVYTGKSDIPTILYGAGFTVGYKKFDLSLFFQGTSNVIIMANGSAITGAGAGGAGIVPFTGMGTYPSGMLANLESRWTVENPSQNVDYPRLGISNQNSNNYQPSTWWSKDASFVRLKQATLGYTLSPQFLTNAGVNSIYLYLTGQNLLTFSKFKLWDPELGSNGAGYPPVRILAFGLRAAF, from the coding sequence ATGAAACTATCCATCATACTGTTGGTAGCAACCATACTTCAGGCAAGTGCTTCAGGTTACGCGCAAAAAATTACATTATCAGAAAAAAACGCCCCATTAGAAAAAGTTCTTAAAGAAATCAGGGAACAATGCGGATATGATTTTTTCTATAATTCAAAATTGATTAAGCAGGCTAACCCTGTAAGTATTAGTGTTCTGAATACCGAATTAGAGGAAGTATTAAAACTGACATTTAAAGGTCAGCCGTTTGTTTATAGTATAAGCGAGCAAACAATTATTGTTAAACCTAAACCTTCTGAAACGCCGTCTCAGTCAACACCCGTTATAAAAGTTTCGGGTGTTGTTACCGATTCAAAGGGGCTTACTTTGCCAGGTGCAAGCGTGCGCATTAAGGGTACCGGCAAAGGCGTAGTAACTAATAGCGAGGGCCGGTTTACCATCGAAGCTGATGTTAATAACGTACTTGTTATTTCATTTGCCGGTTTTATAACCAAAGAAATTACGGTTACCGGGGCAACATCATCCCTTACTGTTCAATTACTTGACGATACCAAGGGCATAAATGAAGTTGTGGTTGTAGGTTATGGTAAACAAAAAAAGCTGACCATAACAGGGGCTGTAACAACAGTGAGCGTTGCCGATGTGACTACCCCAAACCGCTCACTATCTAACGCGTTGGCGGGCAAAGTTGCCGGGGTTATATCTATGCAGAGAAGCGGGGAACCCGGTTACGATAACGCATCATTTACCATCCGGGGTATAGGTACTTTTACAGGTAATTCAAACCCGCTTATTATTATAGATGGTGTGCAGCGCGATGATGTAAACAGCACCTATGGAGGAGCTTATAACAACATCGATCCTGAGGATATTCAAAGTATTTCTTTGTTAAAAGATGCTTCGTCAACGGCTGTTTATGGTGCCAAAGGTGCCAACGGCGTTTTGATTATTACTACCAAAAGAGGTGTTGCAGGTAAGCCTAAAATTTCCTTAAAAAGCGAAATGAGCATGTCTGGCCTCACTAAAACGCCAAAAATGCTGGACGCTGTATCATGGATGAGGCTGCACAACGAGGCAACTACAAATGACGGTAACCTGCCTGCCTATTCTGAAGAAACTATTCAAAAAACAGCAAGCGGCTTAGACCCATACCTGTACCCTAATGTTAACTGGATAAAATCTGTTTATAAGGATTGGGCCCCAGGCTATAATACCAACCTGAATGTGAGCGGTGGTGCATCAGCTGTAAGGTATTATGTTTCTGCTTCTTTTTATGATCAGGACGGGAGTTATAAAGTTACCAAGCAAAATGGCTACAACCCCAATCTTAACTTTAAAAGGTACGATTTCCGATCAAATCTTGATATTGATTTAAGTAAAACCACCTTATTGTCGATGAACCTGGATGCGATGCTGGTGAGCAGCCGTTATCCCGGCTTATCGGCATCAAGTATCTGGTATGAATCGTATTTAACACCGCCTAATGCATTCCCGATACAATATCCGGGGGGCATATGGGCAGGTCCGTTTAACAACGGAGGTTCAAACCCGGTAAATGATATTCAAAACTCAGGCTATTCCAGCGAGTTTCGTCCTACCATCCAGTCTGTTTTTTCTATTAACCAAAAATTGGATGCCGTTACAGACGGTTTAAGCGCTATGGCCAGGTTTTCGTTCGATTCTTATAGCGAAAATGATAATGGCCGGACCGGCACCAATGACCTTTTTTTAGCCACATCAAGAGATCCGCAGGGTAATCTGGTATTTGGCCAATCGCGGTACGGAAGCCAGTTTTTGGGGTATACACAATCGTCATCTGCCGAAAAAACCATGTACCTGGAAACAAATTTAAATTACGACCAGGCTTTTGGTAAACACCATGTCGGCGCATTGTTTTTATATAACATGAGGTCGCGGGTGGTTAGTTCGGCCGGGAGCGTTATTGGCTCTATTCCTTATAATAATCAGGGCCTGGCGGGCAGGGTAACTTATGCATACGCCGACAGATATTTGCTGGAGTTTGATGCCGGTTATACAGGTTCAGAAAATTTTGAAGCAGGTAAAAAATTCGGCTTTTTCCCCTCCGTTTCAGGCGGCTGGGTAATTTCAAGAGAGCCTTTTTTTAAGGGGCTTTCAAAGACATTTAATTTACTTAAAATAAGAGGCTCACATGGCCTTGTGGGTAACGATCAGATTGGCTCTGCCTATGGCATCACCAGGTTCCCCTACATCAATCAATATGGCAGCGGCGGATCGGTGGGTTTAGGATTAAACGGAACTGTATATGGCGGCACTACCGAAACCGTAATTGGGGTAGAGAACCTGACATGGGAAAAGGCAACCAAAGACAATATCGGGTTAGAAATAGGGCTGTTTAACAAACTGAACATTACAATTGACGCTTATAAAGAAAGAAGGACCAATATCCTTGTTCAACGCAGTTCACTGTCGGGAATATTGGGTGTAAGCGGGGCCGTATTTGCCAATTTGGGCGAAATGAACAACCATGGTATTGAAGGCAACGTTGAATATAACGACAATATAGGTAAAGTATCCCTTCGTCTGTATGGTAACTTTACTTATAACAATAATAAAATTGTACAAAAAGACGAACCTAAACAGCTGTACGCTTATCAGCAGTCAACAGGGCGCAAGTATGGCGATAATTTGATGTACGTTGCCGAAGGGTTGTTTACATCCCAGGAAGATGTTGATAAAAGCCCGGGTCAGTTTGGAGCAATTTTAAGGCCTGGCGATATTAAATATAAAGACGTAAATAACGATGGTGTAATAAATAGCTTTGATAAGGTATACACCGGTAAATCTGATATACCTACTATATTATACGGCGCCGGCTTTACGGTTGGTTATAAAAAGTTCGATCTCTCGCTCTTCTTCCAGGGAACCTCCAATGTAATTATAATGGCCAATGGTTCGGCCATAACCGGCGCAGGTGCCGGTGGTGCGGGTATTGTGCCGTTTACGGGTATGGGTACATATCCATCAGGTATGCTTGCTAATCTTGAAAGCAGGTGGACAGTTGAAAACCCCAGTCAAAATGTAGATTATCCACGATTAGGTATTTCCAACCAAAATAGTAACAACTATCAGCCAAGTACCTGGTGGTCTAAAGATGCGAGTTTTGTCCGTTTAAAACAGGCAACATTAGGTTATACGCTTAGTCCACAGTTTCTTACAAATGCGGGTGTTAACTCGATTTACCTTTATTTAACAGGCCAAAACCTGTTAACATTCTCCAAATTTAAACTTTGGGACCCCGAACTCGGCTCTAATGGCGCGGGCTATCCACCGGTAAGAATACTTGCTTTTGGATTAAGGGCTGCGTTTTAG
- a CDS encoding RagB/SusD family nutrient uptake outer membrane protein: MKKNILIMAVGVLVLSASLSSCNYLNKKPDNLLTSDLIWSTRANAESYLYNIYGYIVETDGGDFSAMGASDESSVSIPGTNVRQMVAGNWSPVNAYFDNWDNYYRGIRSSFIFEANIDRVPLSQLSVTLKNQYKAESRFLRGWFYWQLIKQYGPVVKVTEAISLNDDFNKYPRSSFDECKDYVNQLMDQAAAGLPAEWGTTSNYGRPTKGSCLAVKAQIALLAASPLWNGNSAFASFKNQDGKQLAPTAYDANKWKVAADAAKAVIDLGSYKLFTNLDNGGTVFDPYLSVRDLFITNWNSEIIFSRNSWNYAGYTKCVTPGAGGYSMYNATQNIVDAFYMNNGRTIDDPQSGYVASNFVQSNGAKYWEHKKGQWNMYANREPRFYAYIQYNGRPVLPAPTVDDKNYYSSTENIDGTGRAEFYYNGKAGAKASGASNNITGYDVLKNVSPADNIRQWTANYRPFILIRYAEILLDYVEALNEYDPANQNIVIYLDQIRSRAGLPGIETVYPGAIGNKDLMRKYILRERQVELCFESDRYYTLIRRLSLGADENQTIYGLNVNTDDQGQGFSFGAFYNKTLFQKRVWNNKMYLFPISQYQLDRDRALVQNPGW, encoded by the coding sequence ATGAAAAAAAATATACTAATTATGGCGGTTGGGGTATTGGTCCTGAGTGCCAGTTTATCGTCCTGTAATTATCTTAATAAAAAACCCGATAACCTGCTGACATCTGATCTGATTTGGAGCACCCGGGCCAATGCCGAATCATACCTGTACAATATATATGGATATATTGTTGAGACTGATGGGGGCGATTTTAGTGCCATGGGAGCAAGTGATGAATCATCTGTATCTATCCCGGGTACAAATGTACGGCAGATGGTTGCGGGCAACTGGAGTCCGGTAAATGCTTATTTTGACAACTGGGATAACTATTACAGGGGAATACGGTCGTCATTTATTTTTGAAGCTAATATTGACAGGGTCCCGCTGAGCCAGTTAAGCGTAACGTTAAAAAATCAATATAAAGCAGAGTCCCGTTTTTTACGCGGTTGGTTTTACTGGCAGCTGATAAAACAATACGGACCGGTTGTAAAAGTAACTGAGGCAATAAGCTTAAATGATGACTTCAATAAATACCCAAGATCATCTTTTGATGAATGTAAGGATTATGTTAACCAATTGATGGACCAGGCCGCGGCGGGCTTACCTGCCGAATGGGGCACAACAAGTAACTATGGCCGGCCAACAAAAGGCAGCTGCCTTGCGGTAAAAGCACAAATTGCTTTGCTGGCAGCCAGTCCGTTATGGAATGGTAATTCGGCCTTTGCTTCTTTTAAAAACCAGGATGGTAAGCAGCTGGCACCAACAGCATACGACGCTAATAAATGGAAAGTAGCTGCGGATGCCGCCAAAGCCGTAATTGACCTTGGCTCCTATAAATTGTTTACCAATCTTGACAATGGCGGAACCGTGTTTGATCCTTACCTGTCGGTAAGGGATCTATTCATTACCAACTGGAACAGCGAAATTATATTTTCGAGAAATTCATGGAATTACGCGGGATATACAAAATGCGTAACACCGGGAGCCGGAGGTTATAGCATGTATAATGCTACCCAAAACATTGTGGATGCATTTTACATGAATAATGGCAGAACCATTGACGACCCACAGTCTGGGTATGTTGCAAGCAATTTTGTGCAAAGTAATGGCGCAAAGTACTGGGAACACAAGAAGGGGCAGTGGAATATGTACGCCAACCGTGAACCACGGTTTTACGCTTACATTCAATATAACGGCCGCCCGGTATTACCTGCACCAACTGTTGATGATAAAAACTATTATTCCTCAACTGAAAATATTGATGGAACAGGCCGTGCCGAGTTTTATTATAATGGCAAGGCGGGTGCAAAGGCAAGTGGTGCCAGTAATAATATCACCGGGTATGACGTGTTGAAAAATGTAAGCCCTGCCGATAATATAAGGCAGTGGACTGCCAATTACCGCCCTTTTATATTGATAAGGTATGCCGAAATTTTGCTGGATTATGTTGAGGCTTTAAATGAGTACGATCCGGCTAATCAAAATATTGTGATTTACCTTGACCAGATCAGGAGCAGGGCTGGCTTGCCCGGTATAGAAACTGTTTACCCAGGTGCTATAGGAAACAAAGATTTGATGCGCAAATACATTTTGAGGGAAAGGCAGGTAGAGTTGTGCTTTGAAAGCGACAGATACTATACCTTGATAAGAAGGCTATCATTGGGTGCCGACGAAAACCAAACCATTTATGGATTAAATGTAAATACCGACGATCAGGGCCAGGGATTTTCGTTTGGAGCTTTTTATAACAAAACGCTTTTCCAAAAAAGAGTATGGAACAATAAAATGTACCTGTTCCCAATTTCCCAGTACCAGTTAGACCGCGATAGGGCATTAGTGCAAAATCCCGGTTGGTAG